A window of the Haloarcula litorea genome harbors these coding sequences:
- a CDS encoding P-loop NTPase has translation MSGDTDPTAAAVEDALRTVASPTGEGSVLDAGLVDSVAVDDGAVAVTASLSELDAEAADALTDRMRAAALEVGGVDSVEVDADVSSPDHGTALDGVDRVLAVASAKGGVGKTTVATQLARGLSAAGERVGLFDADLYGPNVPELLDLDGPLESTDDGRARPAEVEGLQVVSVGLIANDEPMAWRGAMAHEAVEELLTETAWDVDTLVLDLPPGTGDVVLTTLQSLPVDGCVLVTTPFPTAAGDTDRSATLFREEGVPVLGTVVNMAGFTCPTCGDEHAPFGRDPDVEADVLAELPIDERLRVTDGDVPAPFRDLAEQVSTAPDERTTVAVPESALDLRGVPDRARLEQVRAEFRALAPGESLHVLTEREPGDVAGALSGLADGRPTVATDRKGPERWAIRVSKPTASARGA, from the coding sequence ATGTCCGGGGACACAGATCCGACGGCGGCTGCCGTCGAGGACGCGCTCCGGACCGTCGCGTCACCGACGGGCGAGGGGAGCGTCCTCGACGCCGGGCTGGTCGACTCGGTCGCCGTCGACGACGGCGCGGTCGCCGTGACGGCGTCGCTCTCTGAGCTGGACGCCGAGGCCGCCGACGCACTGACCGACCGGATGCGCGCCGCGGCCCTCGAGGTCGGCGGCGTCGACAGCGTCGAGGTCGACGCCGACGTGTCGTCACCGGACCACGGCACGGCGCTCGACGGCGTCGATCGGGTGCTGGCCGTCGCCAGCGCCAAGGGCGGGGTCGGGAAGACGACGGTGGCCACACAGCTGGCCCGCGGGCTCTCGGCGGCCGGCGAGCGCGTCGGCCTGTTCGACGCCGACCTCTACGGGCCGAACGTGCCCGAACTACTCGATCTCGACGGCCCGCTCGAGTCGACCGACGACGGCCGCGCGAGACCGGCAGAAGTCGAGGGATTGCAGGTCGTCAGCGTCGGGCTGATCGCCAACGACGAGCCGATGGCCTGGCGCGGCGCGATGGCCCACGAGGCCGTCGAGGAGCTGCTGACGGAGACGGCCTGGGACGTCGACACCCTCGTCCTCGACCTACCGCCGGGGACGGGCGACGTCGTCCTGACGACCCTGCAGTCGCTCCCGGTCGACGGCTGTGTCCTGGTCACGACGCCGTTCCCGACGGCCGCCGGCGACACGGACCGCTCGGCGACGCTGTTCCGCGAGGAGGGCGTGCCGGTCCTGGGCACCGTCGTCAACATGGCCGGGTTCACCTGCCCCACCTGCGGCGACGAACACGCGCCCTTCGGCCGTGATCCCGACGTCGAGGCCGACGTCCTCGCCGAGTTGCCGATCGACGAGCGCCTGCGTGTCACCGACGGCGACGTGCCCGCCCCCTTTCGGGACCTCGCGGAGCAGGTGTCGACGGCTCCCGACGAGCGGACCACGGTCGCGGTTCCCGAGAGCGCACTCGACCTCCGTGGCGTCCCCGACCGCGCCCGCCTCGAACAGGTCCGCGCGGAGTTCCGCGCGCTCGCGCCGGGCGAGTCGCTGCACGTCCTGACCGAGCGCGAGCCGGGCGACGTCGCCGGCGCTCTCTCGGGACTCGCCGACGGGAGACCGACGGTGGCGACCGACCGGAAGGGGCCGGAGCGGTGGGCCATCCGGGTGTCGAAACCGACGGCGTCGGCCCGCGGTGCGTGA
- a CDS encoding DUF5798 family protein yields MGLGSTAKKVQKVADVAEKLYAKVNELKEQVENLRETVEDTNERVESVERDLTEQRALLEAVAEESDVDVQSVLDDVGDDD; encoded by the coding sequence ATGGGACTGGGTTCGACGGCGAAGAAAGTCCAGAAGGTCGCCGACGTCGCCGAGAAGCTGTACGCGAAGGTGAACGAACTGAAAGAACAGGTCGAGAACCTCCGGGAGACGGTCGAAGACACGAACGAGCGGGTGGAGAGCGTCGAACGGGACCTGACCGAACAGCGGGCGCTGCTCGAAGCGGTCGCCGAGGAGAGCGACGTCGACGTCCAGTCCGTCCTCGACGACGTCGGGGACGACGACTGA
- a CDS encoding DUF7548 family protein — MDELQTAPAVAIAGCCCFLVALAVPYFVVETGSAVGAYYGAGVLSPAVPAVLAAVGIIVFAAGREGRTDPGLAAGAGIVLGLFVVGLSLAWAATVPTSLVLGLTESTLMEHHRWAVVAAALPVPLGGAWFARALGLF, encoded by the coding sequence ATGGACGAGTTGCAGACCGCGCCGGCCGTCGCCATCGCCGGCTGTTGCTGCTTTCTGGTCGCGCTCGCGGTGCCGTACTTCGTCGTCGAGACGGGCAGTGCCGTCGGTGCCTACTACGGCGCGGGCGTGCTCTCGCCGGCGGTCCCGGCGGTCCTCGCCGCGGTCGGGATCATCGTCTTCGCGGCCGGCCGGGAGGGCCGCACGGACCCGGGGCTGGCGGCCGGTGCCGGCATCGTGCTGGGGCTGTTCGTCGTCGGGCTGAGCCTCGCGTGGGCGGCGACGGTGCCGACCAGCCTCGTTCTGGGACTGACCGAGTCGACCCTGATGGAACACCACCGCTGGGCCGTCGTCGCCGCCGCGCTCCCGGTGCCGCTGGGCGGGGCGTGGTTCGCCCGCGCGCTGGGGCTGTTCTGA